The Mauremys reevesii isolate NIE-2019 linkage group 1, ASM1616193v1, whole genome shotgun sequence genome segment ACTGTATGGCCACCAATTTGTTTTGAGTGGACCCACTCGCTGGGTCCCACATGATTCCAGCTCAACTAGATACAGGTAGCGTCTAGTCACTATTTCTAGATCTGGGACTCCAGGATATCCCCCCAGGCTCCAACCGCTTGTCAGATGCCTTTCCTTGGACATGGGATGCCACTGTCCAGCTGCCTTAGACCTTGAAAGCAGTGTCTCTCCTGAGCTTCCTGTTCACTTACACATGCTTCCCCAAAGCTCCACCTAGGCTGTGGGCACTCTGGGCTTCTAGTGTAACCCCTCTGGAAACAAAGTGGCAGGAAAGCAAGgaacacaggcttagcaaaggaatttcttaaccacagTCTTTAATCTGAAAGCACTTGAGAGTTACAGAACATTAGACATAACAAGAGTTCTCAGATGTGCCCTCCACTAGTCTGAGCTCACCCCTTCTTTTGAGTCCAAGGGTCAGCAGTGTTTCAGCATGCACAGAgtccctcctgccctctgtctCCCGTCCGTACTTAAATGTGCCAATGGTCGGCCCCTCTCTGTCCTGCACAGAGCAGAAGAACCCTGTTCTTAAATATAGCCTCTGTCTCTGAGCCATGTGGACAGATGGTATAGTTACAGATCCAGCAGTCAGGTCTGTGTCCCCACCCCATGTGGGCTCATGTAGAAAAACCATTGCTTCCTGGGAGTGGGTCAATAACAAAATCAGTGGCCCTAGCTTGCAGTGTGATGGCTCTTAAGTGTAGTTCTTCAATGAGGTATTAAACACTTCTCCTGAGCTGTGCCCAGTACGCTAGGTTGCCCTCAGACAAGGTTAGCCTAGTAGTCAACATCTctacaaaaagagctcacaatttGATACAGACATATCCTATTGTATCACAAGAGTACTCTCCTGCCAGGAGAGAGGGATCAACAGCTTACAGCACAGGGAGCTAAAATTATCACCTTCAGGCTGCAGCTGGTTCTCTCTCATAGACTTAAAGGGCCAGCTAATGGGAGAGCCTATGAGGAAAAGCTCAGATAAAGCAGTAAACTCAAAATGGGGAGTTCAGTAAGGCCATGTAGTCAGAAAATCATGAGGTGGCTGATTTTCCAGCTTTCTAAAGGCTCTGGTGGATATGGGTGAGAAACAGCCTGTGTTATCCAGAACTGCAGCCCAGCATGCTACAGATTTCAACTAGTTATATCTTTCCTTTACTCTGCTATGGTgttagattatcagggttggaagagacctcaggagatcatctagtccaaccccctgctcaaagcaggaccaatccccaaatgcccccctcaaggattgagctcataatgctgggtttagcaggccaatgctcaaaccactgagctatccctgcccccccatGTTCTGCTGATATATTCCGATCCTTCAAAATCTTGGCTCTTTCCTTCACTTGAGATTTGCTACCATGTCACCACGCTcccagtgaatatttaattaaagatcaTCATCTCCTTCTCCCCCCTGCTTGTCTCTCACAGTCTCCCAGCCCAGTGGCCATTTGGGTCAGGGCAATGAGTCTAAACAAGCTGCAGGACTCGGAATTCAGTCAGGATGGCTGACAAAGGCAAGGGAGAGGAATTAGCTGATTGGATGTAGTAGTAGCTGGCTCTTCTCCTCTGTACTCTTTATTAAGTTAGGGGTAGCCAAAGGTGCAATCTGCAGGCTGAATGTGGCCCAGCAAGCCCTAAAATGCATCATCCCACAACTGCCTTCATGTCCACTACAAAGCTGCAGCTCACAGACTGCAAGTCCCAGCTTCTCTGACTGAGCTTGGCTAGTATCTGGTATATTTACAAGTTTACCCATCACTTCGTGCCTCTTCTGCTCCCTGTAGAGGCTGACCTACACCTACAGACCTTGtgtgtctgtgttttaaaacagcTGACAGTTCGGATGAGTGTTTCAAGAGTaggaacataggaactgccagactGAATCAGACCCATAGTCCATCAAGTCTGGTAAcctgtctctgacagcagccagcaccagatgcttcagaggaaggtgtgtaAGAACCCTGCTGTAGGCAGACCTGGAGTACCTTGTCCACGGGGGAATATTGCTCCCTAATCCCCCTTTAATGTAAGGTTGCTTTGTGCCTTGAAGAATGAGGGTTAAATATCCTTTCTTTCATAACTCCTGGGTTTTGTTAAGCCATATGACTAACACTGGCTATTCTTATTAATCATACAAATgtccaattctttttttaatcttgctaAATTTGTGGTTTCCCCAATTATCTTGTAGCAATGAGATCCACGGGCCAATTGtggtgggagggagaagggttTCTTTTAAATTTTCTGCCTGTCAGGTTCATGGAATGTGCCTTCTGAAAGCTTTCTAGATTTACTCCCTTGGTGGGGCTAATACTCAAGCCAGAATGGACTGGCCAGTCTGCTTAGGAATCTTACTCTCACTCTCCCTTCTACCCAGACGGGGAATCCTGGCTCAAGGAGGGACAATCCAATCAACATCAACCACTATGCAACTAAGAAGAGTGTGGCAGAAAGCATGCTGGATGTGGCGCTGTTCATGGCCAATGTCACACAACTCAAAGCagtgctggagcagggggtttcATTCCAGTATTATGCCACCCTGATATCGCTCATCAGCATCTCTCTCTTCTTCCAGGTGGTGATTGGAATTCTTCTTATCATCATTGGTAAGATATCTTCTGAACTTCTGTTTGCCTCCACTGTCAGCAGCAATCAGGGTCATGAAAGGAGGAATGGGGTGGCTGGTGCAAAAACCCACATTATTTCTCCTTCAAATTAGAGAATCTACCAGCAAATGCATTTCTTCCTTCTCCATCTTAGCCTCGAGCTTTATCACTCCTTCACTCCTCTGCTTTCCCATCACTGCACCCCTGTACTAGGGATGGGGAATTGTTTCTGCCATCTCCCCACACTGCACCCCTTCATGTTGCACTCCCCCAGCATGACCTGCACCACATCCTTGCACTCTGCCCTCGTCCATACTGTCCCTGGCTTGTGGCCTAACAGAATGATTCAGCCTGCAGTTCTATCCAACCCTCATTTAATTGATCCCAAACCTGTCCTTGTGCTGTGTGTACAAGAGCTAACTGGGGTCCCTAGTGTTTCAGCTGGTCCTAGACATGTGCCCAAAGGCCCCCTGCTGTTGTGGTTTGTAGTGGTTCTGTGGTCCTCCTCCCTGTCAGACTCAGAGGGAGGCCACCCTGCCTCACAACATCAAACAACAAGCAGTCAATTAGCAGACCAGGGCTCTGGCCCTCTGGTCAGGGCAGAGTAACAGGGACTCTGTAGTCCAAGAGACAATTTACACAGTCTGTAGGTCTggccctctgggcagggcagagcaatgaGCAGTCTTTAGCCAAAGCCTCCTGGCTTGGGTAGACAGCAATTAACACCTGGGGCTCAGTCTTTAGCTTTAGCTTCAGACTTCAGGCTGGAGCAGACAGCAGTCACAGTCTAGGGCAGagatccccaaactgtggggcacactCCCCTAGGTGGTGCAGAGGAACGTTCAGAGAGCGTagctggcccgggccagcccccctggggggcagggaagagcaccacccagcccctccctgccaccaGCTCTGCTCCAACCCTGGCCCAACTCCTGTCCCTGCGCCTGGCCCCCGTctccagcctcagcctcagccgcAGATCCACACCCAgccacaggcccagctgccagcccccactGCAGGCTGGCTGTGGCTCTTCTTCTGCCTTGGCCACGTCCACATCCCCGCTCTCAAACTCACcctcagctgcagctgcagcccccttaccccgtccatgccccaccccccaaagctgcaggcccTGCTCCCGGTCTGGGGGGTTGCgaacaggggcaagggggggggcacgaccctgaaaagtttggggaccactggtctaggggcTTTCAGCCCCCTGGCTGGGACAAGCCACAAACAGGGCACAGGCCTGCTAGCCTAAGGTAGTAGGCCACCTCCCCAGGGGTGGTTTTAGCAGCAGGGGGTAGGGATACCCAGGCTCACACTGCTCCACCAGGTCCCACCCCCAAGGCCCTAACAGTGTCGGTGATCCCGCCACCTGGTCAGCGGGGAAGTCACCAAAACACACTGACTCATTTCCCAGCAAAACAACTGGACTAAAGTctggttcccctgggctacttcctaccacccATCCTTGGCGTGGCTCCATAGTCCATGGGTCCTCAGGCTCCTCAGGGTAAATGGAGGATGGCAGTCCCAGCAACTCCTGTCCACAGTCAgtctcctccaggggcagggcaCTGCACAGCTCGGTCCCTGGTCCAGAGTTCAGCAGCAAGGTACAGCAACTGAGCTGAAGGGCCCGTCTTGTCCCGCCCCCCTGCTGCCGGCACAGGAGGCAGGACTGTCTTGACTTTGCTCACCAGGGGCATGGAGCAGTTCCTCCCCCTcaggctcagagggaggccactctgcctcactacaggGTGCCTGCTCTGTCAGCACATGTGTCTCCAGAGCCTCCCACACCTGCTCTGGCCCCCTTCTCCACACACCCACTTTGAAGGAGGAGCCAGCTCTCCCTAAGCAcctttcccctcccactgccACCTCATCCAGTGCCCTCACTTGTGGAACCCTTTCCTGACCCTCATTGACAAGCACACCAGTGCCTCTATCATGTGTCTAAAAGCCTCCCATTGCCTCCTCCCATGATACCAAGAGCCCTTCCTCTGCACCTCTGGGCTGGCTATGCTAGAAAGTTAGGTTGACCCTGCtaggtcactcaggggtgtgaaaatttTGCAGATTTACCACAATAACAGGAAccccccttctgtcactgtaataagagtctacactacagcgctgcagcagcacagcggCAGCTATGCTGCTCTAGTGTTTCTAGCTTAGACATAGTCTTACTTGGCAAAAGTCTCCACAGACCCCAtcaggcctggagccgcccttcaGCTGATAAACAAAGGCCTGTCATTGTCAGCACTTGTGTGTGCTCCTGTTTGGCGCTGTAAGGAATGACAGTGGAGCATGAGCCTGGACTATAGACAAAGGTAACTCCCTTGTTATTTACGTAGGGCCTGATTGTCAGATTGATGTCATCGGGAGCTGTGGGTGCGCTTCAGAAAACAGGGCCCCTCTTGGTAACTTGCACTGTTCTGCCCCCTCGCCCCCCACTCACAAACCCTGTACTATAGTATTAATAAAATCATCCTCTCAGCTCCAATCCCTGGGACAACTTGCTGCCACTACCTCTCATGTGTTCAGCAGTCTGACCAGGACACAGTTCCTTtaggccagggtttctcaaacaggggtcgccgcttgtgtagggaaagcccctggcgggctgggccggtgtgtttacctgccccgtccgcaggtctggccaatcgcggctcccactggccgcggatcactgctccaggccaatgggagctgctggaagcagcggccagtaagtccctcggcccgtgccacttcctgcagctcccattggtctggactagcgatccgcagccagtgggagccacgatcggctgaacctgcggacggggcaggtaaacacactggcctggcccgccaggagctttccctacacaaacagcgacccctgtttgaaaaACCCTGCTTTAGGCCATAAGGCTTTGAGCCAGTTTTCAATTCTCCCTTTGTTTTGTGCTGTGTCTCAGCTCGGCTGAACCTGAATGATGTGTCAAAGCAGCATCGCCTGAACGTGCTCAATAACACTGCCACGGCTCTGATCTTCATCACTGTCATCCTCAACATCTTCATCACTGGCTTTGGCGTGCAGAAGACTGGTCTCTACCCTACCAGGAGACGTTACTGAGGCTTGGAGCGCAAGGGAATCAGGTAATGAAGGGATGAGGGTCCACTACCACCCACCTTTGGAAGGGTCAACTGCTTCGGCTGTCAAAGGGTCTCAGAAATCATCAATGCTGTTGTGGAAGGGAAGGTAGGGGACAAccctacacatacacacatggCTCCTTTTGTGCATAGTGTTGTCCCTTGGGAAGCCTGGGCCGTGTGACATGATCTCTCAGGAAAAGGAATTTCCTTGCTCCATCTCTAAAGCAAGGATGTCATGAGTCCACATTTATGGGATTCATCAGATAGCTGGTAGCAGCAGTTGGTGTCCAGCAGATAGCAAATCCCAACCTGGATCATGATAGGCACTATGAGAGGGGAGTCAGACAGTGGAAAGGAGGGTGTGCCAGGTATGTGGGAAAGCACCTGGTTCCCAAGAGCTATTCAGGCAGTGGGAGAGATCAGAAGAGGGACCAATGCTGGCAAGGGTGGTGGAAGGAAAGAGAGGCAGTAGGGAGGGAGCTTTTCAAAATGGCCACTgctatgtggtggtggtggtggccattttaagaatctgatttttGACCTTTATTCCTGGATGAGAGTCATGTGactaggagcaggggcagctctggggattttgccgccccaagcatggcaggcaggctgcctccggcggtttgcctgcggagggtccgctggtcccgtagcttcggcagacctcccacaggcacgcctacAGGagatccaccgaagccgcgggaccaggggaccctccgcaggcaagccacggaaggcagcctgcctgcccccctctcagcgccggcagagcgccccccttggtttgccgccccaagctcgtgcttggcgtcctggggcctggagccgcccctgactaggaGTCCAGACAAATGTCTGGGTTTCCAAATCAAATCCAAACCAGGGATCACAGCTTTAAATTAGAGTGGGCTCTCAAGCCTGAGAGGGAACTAATGGCTTGTAGCTCTTGCCTTAATGGTTCCCAccaatagggtgaccatatttgcCTATactgaatatgggacacctggtaaaattacttgtattcaagtgagttcaatggcaatcaatcgtacaaacgttcaaattaacattaagttgactgagcccctgttaaaaagaaatgctgtttagttggattctttttatttaccttcttatctttaaggctttagggcgCACATGGGGAggggtaacacacacacacctcccccgccacacacacacatagggaGAGGTTACACAcaaaacacacacgcacacacacacctctatcatacagggtgtgtgtgtgtgtgactgaccgacctgaccctccctgcccggtgctctccgccctccatgcctggctgggcccccgggACAGAcccgcctctcctggtacctggcatTCTGTCATCCCAAGGCAACACGTGGGCAgagggcatgcagggtcacatgcctTCCCGCCCCAGATGTCTGCCAGGgctcacaccagaatgtggccagcagcagcctttcggcactgtgcgagagggaagggacaggagctggTTCCAGCtgcatgggaggaggaggaggcatgaCCTGgtctgtgtctttgcagagctactcttctccccccctccccccatgtgtggctggaagcagcttgtcccttcctgcctgcacagtgttgaaaggcagctaacacctcccgGCTGGCCACCGATataacccagctgcctcctgtcccTGCACTACAgggtgggcaggaaggggttaagcccaaAGGATGCATTATGCACCAGGGCCCAAGgaacctggctgcaggggcttcagcgaacCAAGCCAGAGAGGTGGATCAGCAGGGGAGGGTATGTAGGAGACAGAGCAGCCCTACGTTCCCTGGGGACAGGGCCCAGGGAGGGGCGGAGGTGGGAGGCgcaggtgaagagggtgctacgcccctgccccaggggctgctgtggacCCTGCAGGTTTGGGGCAACAGGCTGAAAATTGCTCCCATGCcgctccagagcttagctgaagGGCAGAGAGGCTTCCCCGTGCCAGTgctgtgcggggctttggcacatgcagggctcggctcctcctggccagtgccccAGGCACGAGGGTCTTGGGCTTTTCCAGGttgccagcccagccagaggcaattggggaaggaaggagcctgcttgCCAGGCTGCTAGTGAGCTGAGTCCTGGGACacttgcaggagggcttaaatacgggattgtccctttaaaaattggatatctggtcacccaaccCCCAAGGATGCTGGGGCAATGGCCAGCAGGAGTGTCCCATGGAAATTTGGATTGGAGAGGGAGGTGGGATCCTGGATTCAGTGCAGAGGCACAAGGCTTCCATGAAGATGGCACTCGCTTTGGAGTTGTGAAATCTGTGGGATTTAGGGGCTGAACACCATATTTATTACGGCAGCAATTACTTCCCCTTTGAGTGTGATAGAGAACAACCCCTACACAGGGAACCATACAACATTTTTAACTCCCCTCTCTGGGTTTTACTTCCATAGAATCAGTCAGGACTGGTTCATAGAATGCTTTGAGATTCTTCAGCTTGAAAAGCATGAAATAGCATTGTAAGACCTCTAAATGCTACcataagccctgatcctgcaacactTATGCGCATGTTAACTACAAGCACAGAAGTCATCCTACTGGACTAGAATGATGCAGTGCTAGAAGAGACGGGGATAGAGTGATCACCGTTGCTGGATGGAAATAAGGGAAAACTAAATGAAAACTAAGGAACGATGCTTTATTTTAAGGGACATTTTAGGGAAACTGCCATTTCCCTTACCATAACACGTATTTTCTTTCAAGGGTATGTTTCTACTGCCTTCAAGTTTACGATACAATTATCATAAGCTTCAATGTTTAAAATGGTCACAGGACATCCTTTAAAATAAGGGACAGGcagtcaccctagctggggatcCAGTATGAATTAAGGAAACTACTTAGGGCAAATAGCATGAAAAAAATGTTACAATGGTGGCATGCTTTCTTAGAATGGCCCtgtagatggggtggggggtaagtgGGGGAAATGGATTGTGATAGGTAACACAGGCAGAGAGTAGAGGGAAAGCTGTCCTGGGATCCTGCTTATGAATCTTCTATGAAATACTTGCTGACCTGAGGAACCTAGTGGATTCTTATCTTGCatcttttgtttttcttgcaGGTTGTGTGTGTGGCACCAGCTTTAGGGTCCcttctttcaatttttttttactgaccTCAGCAGAATCCTACCAGCTGAGTGGAGACAGAGAACTGAATTACTCTTTAAAAATTGTTTGCAAAGTATTTTATGCAGGTTGTTTGTATAAAGCATGTGTAGCTTTGCAGGAATgaaatttccattgatttttttcaaCGCTAGTGCAAGCTGTGCAGTGATTTCTAGAGAGCTTCACAATAAGTTGCAAAAAAGCATTTTCCAAACATGCTCCTGTGCATAGGTAACAACAAACTTTTCTCTGATTTTAATTCTCTGCTTCTCATATTCAGTATTAACTAATTTTCTACAGGGGGCTGAGTTCCAGGCTGAGTTATATTTATTTGGTAAGCAAAACTAACCATACCGTGTCCAGATATTTTGTAACTGGCAACATTTAAAGTAACActatgggtacgtctatacttactgtccgggtcggcggctagcgttcgacttctcggagttcaatatatcgcgtctcatctagacgcgatatatcgaactccaaacgcgctcccgtcgactccggaactccaccaccgcgaacggcggtggtggagtcgacgggggagccgcggacttcgatcccgcggcgtctggacgggtgagtacttcgaactaaggtagttcaagttcagctacgctattcgcgtagctgaacttgcgtaccttagtttgaccccccagtgtagaccaggcctatcaAACAGTTTATGTCTCAAATAtaggttggttggttgtttttgtgGGAGGAAAGGAGCGGGTGAGTGTGTTATGACGACTAATAggaataaaaatgttttcttcaaggttgcttaaaaaaaaaatcaaatgagatGTTTTTTGAAAACCATTGAACATTCCTCTGCAGTGCAGGAAACCTAAACCCCACAGCAAATAGATACTTATGCTTAGATACCACCACAAGGACCTTGTTAGAAATCCTCTATGGATAACATGGGGGTACTGTAGGAGAAATAGGAAATGAAGCTGACTAaacacagaaagtgaaacagaccAGTCTAGCTTCACTTGTCTACATTAACTGAggtgcaaaaagtaaacaaacagcataTACATGTTCAAGAGCAAACTGGgtttaaacttttttttggtGTTATAATTAAAGGTTATCAGTAACAGGTATGCTGTTAAATACATGATTTTTATCCTGCTAGTTCTGATGAGAATTCTACTGTATTGGAAAGTGGTTTTACACAACCTCAAAGcagtaatgaaaaaaaaaagtatcttcaGATCATTCTGAGTTATTTAGCAGGTTCTTTCTGGCAGCCTGATTTTTGGATTATTGGTGTTACACTCAAAAATTGGATATTTTTGACTTGTCAGTTATTTGCATACTTGAGTACTATGTTTTCCTGTTTATTAAATGATTTTTCACTCAACGACAGAGTCAGATTTCAATGTGGGTGAAA includes the following:
- the NINJ2 gene encoding ninjurin-2 isoform X1, with translation MYLPLNTCLMFVQCCNGLDFSHTGNPGSRRDNPININHYATKKSVAESMLDVALFMANVTQLKAVLEQGVSFQYYATLISLISISLFFQVVIGILLIIIARLNLNDVSKQHRLNVLNNTATALIFITVILNIFITGFGVQKTGLYPTRRRY
- the NINJ2 gene encoding ninjurin-2 isoform X4, whose product is MLDVALFMANVTQLKAVLEQGVSFQYYATLISLISISLFFQVVIGILLIIIARLNLNDVSKQHRLNVLNNTATALIFITVILNIFITGFGVQKTGLYPTRRRY
- the NINJ2 gene encoding ninjurin-2 isoform X3, with the protein product MLQRKTGNPGSRRDNPININHYATKKSVAESMLDVALFMANVTQLKAVLEQGVSFQYYATLISLISISLFFQVVIGILLIIIARLNLNDVSKQHRLNVLNNTATALIFITVILNIFITGFGVQKTGLYPTRRRY
- the NINJ2 gene encoding ninjurin-2 isoform X2, with product MASEGEIINLQTGNPGSRRDNPININHYATKKSVAESMLDVALFMANVTQLKAVLEQGVSFQYYATLISLISISLFFQVVIGILLIIIARLNLNDVSKQHRLNVLNNTATALIFITVILNIFITGFGVQKTGLYPTRRRY